From one Cynocephalus volans isolate mCynVol1 chromosome X, mCynVol1.pri, whole genome shotgun sequence genomic stretch:
- the TMSB4X gene encoding thymosin beta-4, giving the protein MSDKPDMAEIEKFDKSKLKKTETQEKNPLPSKETIEQEKQAGES; this is encoded by the exons ATGTCTGACAAACCCGATATGGCTGAGATCGAGAAATTCGACAAGTCgaaattgaagaagacagaaaCGCAAGAGAAAAATCCACTGCCTTCCAAAGAAA CGATCGAACAGGAGAAGCAAGCTGGCGAGTCGTAA